Proteins encoded together in one Hevea brasiliensis isolate MT/VB/25A 57/8 chromosome 16, ASM3005281v1, whole genome shotgun sequence window:
- the LOC110645353 gene encoding spermidine hydroxycinnamoyl transferase-like, giving the protein MSVSIQSSCSLKPNAKTKTGRLSLSELDQIGTITHIPTIYFYKPSLSNWLQPFTSIVDILKDSLSRVLVAFYPLAGRLHWIGHGRLELDCNAMGVTFIDAESQSKLEDFGDFSQFSEYQHLIPHVDYTLPMHEIPLLLVQVTRFHCGGFSISLTLSHVVVDGQSALHFISEWARIARGEQLGTRPFFDRKVLRAGGPPISGTLFHHKEFDELPLLIGQSNNSEERRKKTSASQLKITKAQVEKLKSKANESKSMDNGGGYTRYETLTAHVWRSACKAREHKPEQPTAMGICIDSRKRMQPPLPDGYFGNAILDVIAVSNSGELVSKPLGFASSKIRDAIQNVTSEYINSAIDFCKNQQDLTKFQDIYALQGTDEGPFYGNPNLLLVSWLTLPIYGLDFGWGKEIYMGLGSVDFDGDAFLVPSHDSDGSLVLAICLQADHIKAFEKYFYEDII; this is encoded by the coding sequence ATGTCTGTGAGCATCCAGAGCTCCTGCAGTCTTAAACCAAATGCCAAAACTAAGACTGGCCGTCTTTCCCTTTCCGAATTGGATCAAATTGGAACCATAACTCATATCCCCACTATTTACTTCTATAAACCATCTCTTTCAAATTGGCTTCAACCATTCACTTCCATTGTCGATATCCTCAAAGACTCCTTAAGCCGCGTGCTGGTGGCCTTTTATCCACTTGCTGGTCGTTTACACTGGATTGGCCATGGCCGCCTTGAGCTTGATTGCAATGCCATGGGCGTCACGTTTATTGATGCTGAATCTCAATCAAAACTAGAGGATTTTGGTGatttttcacaattttcagagTACCAACACCTCATCCCACATGTAGACTATACTCTTCCAATGCATGAAATACCTTTATTGCTAGTGCAAGTTACAAGGTTCCATTGTGGTGGTTTCAGCATTAGTTTAACTTTGTCTCATGTTGTTGTTGATGGGCAAAGTGCACTTCATTTTATCTCTGAGTGGGCTCGTATTGCTCGTGGTGAGCAATTAGGCACACGACCATTTTTTGATCGAAAGGTCTTGCGAGCTGGGGGTCCTCCAATTTCTGGGACGCTATTTCATCATAAGGAGTTCGATGAACTACCACTCTTGATTGGGCAATCAAATAATtcggaagaaagaagaaagaaaacaaGTGCTTCCCAGCTAAAGATAACAAAAGCCCAAGTTGAGAAGCTAAAGAGCAAGGCTAATGAGAGCAAAAGTATGGACAATGGTGGAGGTTATACCAGATATGAGACCTTGACTGCTCACGTATGGAGATCTGCATGCAAAGCTCGCGAGCACAAACCTGAACAACCAACTGCTATGGGTATTTGTATCGATTCAAGAAAACGTATGCAACCACCTTTGCCTGATGGGTATTTTGGCAATGCTATTCTTGACGTGATTGCAGTGAGCAACTCTGGTGAGCTTGTATCAAAGCCTTTGGGATTTGCCTCAAGCAAAATAAGAGATGCAATCCAGAATGTGACGAGTGAATACATTAACTCTGCGATTGACTTCTGCAAGAATCAGCAAGATTTGACCAAGTTTCAAGACATTTATGCTCTGCAAGGTACTGATGAAGGGCCTTTTTATGGCAATCCTAATCTACTACTTGTCAGCTGGTTAACGTTGCCAATATACGGTCTTGATTTTGGGTGGGGAAAGGAAATTTATATGGGACTAGGAAGTGTTGATTTTGATGGAGATGCATTCCTTGTGCCTAGTCATGATTCGGATGGATCCTTGGTTCTTGCCATATGTTTGCAGGCAGATCATATCAAAGCTTTTGAGAAGTACTTCTATGAAGATATCATCTAG
- the LOC110645355 gene encoding uncharacterized protein LOC110645355, whose translation MDLFNFDKVKTEKTGSILWYNHLPSLTKLFRLIEFCLAMVFLSWIFNRLPFAIRISGEFFMRIAGVIASPIFVFLLCNAIIATLIVKSGRFSGENPSTDNAETELYEELLKNNENGCSKSLSENPSTPSHPPFHATKEIEYQDKEIISQVNVITQTGKNNDGAVEMDLYSFSDSDSETDSDNPRVYRRSKSEKLEKKCSEKAKEKKLQRWETEKRMNAVKSTSGEGLCPEDELSGEEFQRAVDEFIAKHLRFRRQESLAVVPQNQSSIAEIEKK comes from the coding sequence ATGGATTTGTTTAATTTTGATAAAGTCAAAACTGAGAAAACAGGCTCTATACTATGGTACAATCACCTTCCAAGTTTAACAAAGCTGTTTCGATTAATTGAGTTTTGCCTTGCTATGGTGTTTCTCTCATGGATTTTCAATCGGCTTCCATTTGCCATCAGAATTTCTGGCGAGTTCTTCATGAGAATCGCTGGAGTAATCGCCAGTCCAATCTTCGTTTTCTTGCTCTGCAATGCTATCATTGCTACTCTCATCGTCAAATCTGGCAGATTCTCCGGCGAGAATCCCTCCACAGACAATGCTGAGACTGAGCTTTACGAGGAGCTGTTAAAAAACAACGAAAATGGTTGTTCCAAGTCATTGTCAGAGAATCCTTCCACTCCTTCGCATCCTCCATTTCACGCAACCAAGGAGATTGAGTACCAGGACAAAGAGATTATCTCTCAAGTTAATGTTATCACTCAAACAGGCAAAAATAACGATGGTGCTGTTGAAATGGACTTGTACTCATTTTCTGATTCAGACTCAGAGACGGATTCTGACAATCCGAGAGTTTATCGGAGGTCGAAATCGGAGAAGCTAGAGAAGAAGTGCTCTGAGAAGGCGAAAGAGAAGAAGCTGCAACGATGGGAGACAGAGAAGCGCATGAATGCTGTGAAGTCCACCAGCGGCGAGGGTTTATGTCCAGAGGATGAATTGAGTGGCGAGGAATTTCAGCGCGCCGTAGACGAGTTCATTGCCAAGCATTTGAGGTTTCGTCGCCAAGAGTCTTTGGCTGTTGTTCCTCAAAACCAGAGCTCAATCGCCGAAATTgagaaaaaatga